The sequence below is a genomic window from bacterium 336/3.
TTTGCACCATTGATTGCACCATTCCCATTCATCATCACTCCACTTGTAAAATTATTATTATTGACAGTTCTGTTGTTAGCTATTAATAATTGTGCTACATTGGTTACGTTAAAAGTTACCAATGCTCCATCTCCAATAGTTAAATCTGAAAATATATTACCACTTCCACCTCCATTTGAACCAAATATCATTGCTAATCCTGGTTGTAACAACAATGGAGGAGCTACTGCTTTGTTAAAATTATACTGACAATTGCAATCAAGATTTAATGTGCCTGTTGGTGAATTAATAACATCATTATTAAAGTTAAAAGTAGAAACATTTCCACCAGCTCCTATTGCAGAAAGTACACCATCATTATTAATAACTCCATTGAAAGTATTTATACCACCTGTTGCATTGTCTATAAACATACTACTTGGTGCTATGGTAGTTATACCATCTACTGTAAAGTCATCACCTCCTACATGAAAAACATCTCCTCCTAGCAAACTAAAATCTTCTTGTACTAAGATATTTCCACCTGCATTTTTAACACCACCAGAACCATTAATGGCTAAACTTTTATAATTATTTCCATTGAACTGGTTGGGGATAGTACCCGCTGAATTTGCCCCAAACTCTATGGTTGTGCCGTTTGTGGTTGCAAAAGTATTGGTAGTAATGGGAGGAAAAGTAAATACTCTCATCAGTATTCTTGTACCTGCCTGTCCATTGAGTGTTTGAATAGGCGTTGAAATACTTGCTGTTACCTCTAAAGTAGAGAGTGGGTCTTGGATATTGATGGTATTGTTTGTACCTAAATCAGCATTGTTGCTCAGTGTAGCTGTATGTCCACTACGAATGACAATCGTTGCTCCTGTTACTCCTTGTGGACGACAACCACAAAGTGTAGAGCCATCTGATGACCAATTGGCATTACTATTCCAATTTGTATCACCTAATGTAAAAAAGTTTGTTGAAGGTGGAGCTATCACAACAGGTGCAGAAAAAGCAGATGTATTACCTGCTGCATCTGTAATAGTAGCTGTTATATTATTACCTAATGTAAATGTTCCCGCAAAACTCCATACTCCTGCATTGACAGTAGCTATTCCTAAAAATGTTCGTCCTTGGCTCTCAGCAGGTGGGTTATCAAATACTTCCACAATTTCTAAGTTCGCACAACTTGTACAAGTTCCTGTTATAATAGTTGGCGTTGCTGAAGTGATGGTAGGGGCTGGTTTGTTGTTATTACCAGCATTTATAAGTGAAATACCACTACCCACATTGGCATAAATACTATTTCTTGAAATAGTATTATTATCCGCATCAGTACCATTGACAACTATTCCAGAACCTAAATTATGAGCAATGATATTACCATCTCCTGCCCCAATTCCTCCAATCATAGTATTAGTAGTAACCAAATTTATATCTATTCCTGTTGTGTTAGGCAACCCTGAAGACCCATTTGCAACTGTGCCTATTAAATTTCCTTTGATGTTTGTTGTATTACCGTTTGATGTAGCTACCGTAATACCAGTCAAATTACCTGAAATAACATTATTTAAAATATTAGCACCACTTGCTCCTACATATATTGCTCGGTTATTAGGTACAGCACCTGTTCCCGCAGGATTTGTACCTATAAGATTATTCTGAATAATAGTATTAGTTGCAAATGTTAAAAATATGCCACCATCATTACTTTGATTGGAAATCAGGTTGGCTGATGCTGTTGTAGTCCCCCCTATTACTGCATTACTTGCAAACTGTATGGCTATTCCATTGCTATTAGCCTTACCCGTAACAGCTACTCCATTTGCATTAGTACCAATAAAACAACCCTCAACTATAACATTACTAGCAGTACTTGAATATATGCCAGCTCTTGTCACAGTTTGTGCTAAACCAGCTCCATATATAGATAAACCTTTAATCTGACTACCAGATGCACCTGCACCTTCTAAACGCAAACCGTCCCTATCTGGTATATTTGAAAAATCTAATTCTATCCTGATTTGAGCATTTGTACCATTAGCCAAAGCAACATTTGAATTCTTAGATGCACCAAAAGCTGAATAACCATCTATAATCACAGGCTCACTAATATCAATTACTCCATTTGTTGCTGTTGTTGTTAGAATAATAGTACTAACTGTTGCAGGGTTTGCCTGCTGAATACTAAAATCTATATAATTGGTCCCTACTAAAGTATTGGCATTGGTTATCACATCTCTTAAACTTTCCAAACCACTATCTGTAGTATTTTTTACACGCAAAGCCCAAAGGGGGTCACCGATATCAGGTGAGATACTTGTACCTAAAGCACCATCACCAGATACTCCACTAGTACCTGTATTACCTGCTGTTTGATTTTGTCCCTCTTCAAATGCCCAATAAAACTCTGCTCCTAAATTACCCACAGCATCTTTATCTGTAGATATTTGTCCAGCACTTCTTTCTTGTGTAGTAAAAAAACGTACCTCGTCTATTTGTCCTTTAAAAAAGCTTGTTCCTCGTTTTCCAATATATGCTGTAGTTGTTACAGGAAGAATATTAATATTATTTACAGGTATATTTCCTACATTTACTCCATCTAAATAAAAGTTAATGGCTGAGCCTACTCCTGCTCGGGTAACAGCAATGTGATGCCACTTTTTATCAGCAAAATTCCCCATTGGAATATTATTTGAAAAAGAAGAACCAGTTCCTGCATTCATCCATAATACAATTTGAGCATTTCCTGTATTTTCTCGGATATAAAAAGAATAACCACTTACTCCATCATTTTTATCTAAAATAGAGAAAATTTGACCAAAATTAATGGGTTCATAGATTTTAACCCATGCTTCAATAGTAAAGTTACCATCCACATCAGGTAATGTGTTGATAGTAATATGGTCATCAGTCCCATCAAAAAACAGGCCTCTGTTGCCTTGGGGTTGAGCAAAAGCAGGCAAATAAAATAGTATCAAAAGCAGACTTAGTAATAATTTTTTCATAGGTTCTAAATTTTTGAGCAGTGTGTTATATTTATCCCTAAATTTATGTTAAAAGTAAATATTTTTTTATACAAATAAAATCCTTTCCCATACTATTTTATATTATAAATTTGATTATCAAATATTTACAATTCAAATCTATTGTTTATTTCCAAACATAAGAAAAAACAATAATGATGTAAGTAAAGGTTACATAAACCATTTTTGCTTCTTTCTGTTTTTTTATTTGATTAGTTTGATTAAAAGCACAAGCCACAACCCAAGAAAAGATGATAACCACAACATCAAACCAGTCAAAAATCCCTCTGCTTAGTTTTGCATATTGTACAAGTTCTATTAAACAAGCCACTATTAATGGCATGTAAATCATTGATATACTGATTTTTTTGGTTTTCAATACTAATTTTTTAGAAATGATTGTAGTCGCAAATATCCATAAACCTTCTGGTAATGAATATATTACAAATTCGGGCAATGATAAGGTGATTGTATTTCTTAATTCTTTGAAATGAGCAGGCGAAATGATCCAAGCAATGATATGATTAATTACAGTTTGCTCAGTTCTGTAAAACACATAAATCCATAAGCTTATAACTAAACAAACTGTAGCATACAGGTATTTATAATTCATAACATTTTGCTTGTACAAATACTTTATGAGAAAAATCATTGGAAGTAGGTAAGAAAAAACTAATTTTGCAAAAAAATATACAAAACTTATGCTCCTGAAGCTCTCTTGGTGGAAATGGGTTACAGCCATTCTTTTAATATATGCTGTTTTGGCGGGCTTTCTTCTTGATATTCCACGCCTTCAAACAGGAAATTTAGATCACACAGCTCGAAATCTGTATTTCCATGTCCCTATGTGGTTTGGGATGGTTTTTGTGCTGACTATTTCTGTTGTTCAGTCTATTATTTATTTACGTAAAACTACCGAAAAATCTGACTTTATGGCTGTTTCGTCTGCTGAAGTAGGTGTTTTGTATGGTATTTTGGGACTTGTTACGGGCATGGTCTGGGGGAAATTTACGTGGGGCGATTTTCTACCTCGTGATGTGAAAATTTATGGAGCTGCTGTGGCTCTGCTCATTTATTTGGCATATTTTATTTTACGTTCAGCCATTGAAAATAAAGAACAAGCTGCTCGTATTTCAGCTGTTTATAATATTTTTGCTTATTCTGTTTATATTCCTCTGATTTTTGTGATGCCTCGTTTGTATGACAGTGTACACCCAGGCAATGGAGGAAACCCAGGTTTTAATGCTTACGATCTTAATGGTGCAATGCGTATGGTGTTTTATCCTGCTGTAATAGGCTTTTTGGGGCTTGCTTTATGGATTGCAACACTCAGGACACGTCTAAGAAAAGTAGAAGCCACTTTGCAGGAAACAGAAAGCACCAAAACGATTCAGATTATTTCAAAAGAACAAAAAATATAATTGATATAGACAATGAAAAAGTTAAAATATTTGTTTCTCTTCATGATGCTTGTTTCTCTGCCTACATTTGCACAGAACCAAGTAGAAGAGTTTTTTAGAACAGACGATAAATTTTATGTTGTAGTGGCTGTACTTGCCATTATTATGGTTGGCTTACTTTTTTATATCATTCGTCTGGATAGAAAAATAACCCATTTAGAAAAAAACACAAAACACAATAAAGATTAAATCTTATGAAACCTGCTCATATTGTTGCCATTATTGCTATTGCCATTTCTATTGGCTTTATTGTATCGTTTATGGGTGATGCAAGTGAATATGTAGATTTTGCAAAAGCAGAAGGCTTTGCAAAAAAAGGGAAAGAGAAGAAAGTGCATGTAATAGGAAAATTACCTAAAAACACAATTGGCAAAGTGGTTGGTTTGGAGTACGAACCCAAACTAAATCCTAATTTGTTTGTTTTTGAAATGGTTGATAATGCTGGAAAAACAGAGAAAGTATATTACAATGATGCTAAACCTCAAGATTTTGAGCGTTCTGAACAAATTGTAGTAATTGGTGCTTACAACAAAAACAATCAGTTTGTCGCAGATAAAATTTTGATGAAATGCCCTTCTAAATATGAAGGACAACAGAAGCAGTTGAATTAAAAGACTTTATTGAAAGAATACAAACAAAATGATAATCAGTAATATCATGACTATGTACAGCAGAGCATCTACTCTGATGTAATCCTTATACTTTTCATAGAGTTTTTTAAACATATCATTTTCATTTAGTTTTCAAAAATATGTATAAAGACCCATATTCTACACAAAATACCTCAACAATTTTCTCAACTTTGTTGGGACTTACAGTTTTATCGTTGCTAGTTTTTGGGGTACTTCGTTGGACACACCTACCTACTGGCGACTTTTTGGACTGGCTTGTAGGTATTGTCGGTTTTTGGTGGCTCATACTCATCACTACTGTACCTTGGAATATGCATTTCAGGGCGAAAGAAGTACTGGCAGATATCGCTTTATATAAGGATAAAAGTACCAATGTCAGAGAAAGTGATATAAATTATGCTAAGAAAATAGCTCGTATTTACCTGATTATAGCCATTGTTTTACATATTTTATCGGCTGTTGGTTTGTATTTTTTAGCTGTATATGAAATTAGTAAAGTGGGCTATTGGGGAGCTATTTTGGCATTACTTTTAACAGGTTTACGCCCTACTGTGAGGCTGATTCAATACATTCATTATCGTTTATATGCCATTACAAAATCTATCAAATACCCTGAAGATGATGTATATGCCTTACAAAGAGATATTGAACAAATGAGATATGATGTAGGAAGAGTTTCTGATTTATTACAAACTGACAATTCTGAATCTTGGATTTCTTTGAAAGAGAAGCAATTACAACGTTTAGAGGATGTATCTTATGAGCTTAAAAAGCAAAATGAACAATTCAAGTTGCAACAAGAACAAATTTTTGGACAGTTTAGCCAAAAAACAGAACAAAGAATTGCTCAGATTTCAGAAGATGGGCAGTTTTTATCACAAGTAAGAGAACTTATTCGTTTTATCAAAAACGCTTAAACATATAGATTTTTTATTTTTCGTTATCAATTTCTTATATAATGCGAGAACCAAATATTTGGATAGGAAGCGTAGGGCATTTATTAGTACTTATATCATTTGCAAGTGCTATTGCCTCTGGGCTAGGGTATTTTTTCAGCCAAAGAAAAGAAGAATTATCTGAAGAGGGTAAAAGTTGGCTTCGTTTTGGCAGAGTTTCGTTCTTTGTACATAGTGGAGCTGTATTTGGAGTTATTTTAGTGCTTTTTAGCATTGTGTATAATCAATTCTATGAGTACTTTTACGCCTATGACCACTCTTCCAATGATTTACAAATACAATACATGATTGCGTGTTTCTGGGAAGGGCAAGAAGGTAGTTTTTTGATTTGGATTTTCTGGAATGTACTTGCTGGAGGTATTCTTATTTGGAAATCAAAAACTTGGGAACGCTCTG
It includes:
- a CDS encoding ABC transporter permease encodes the protein MKLSWWKWVTAILLIYAVLAGFLLDIPRLQTGNLDHTARNLYFHVPMWFGMVFVLTISVVQSIIYLRKTTEKSDFMAVSSAEVGVLYGILGLVTGMVWGKFTWGDFLPRDVKIYGAAVALLIYLAYFILRSAIENKEQAARISAVYNIFAYSVYIPLIFVMPRLYDSVHPGNGGNPGFNAYDLNGAMRMVFYPAVIGFLGLALWIATLRTRLRKVEATLQETESTKTIQIISKEQKI
- a CDS encoding cytochrome C biogenesis protein; its protein translation is MKPAHIVAIIAIAISIGFIVSFMGDASEYVDFAKAEGFAKKGKEKKVHVIGKLPKNTIGKVVGLEYEPKLNPNLFVFEMVDNAGKTEKVYYNDAKPQDFERSEQIVVIGAYNKNNQFVADKILMKCPSKYEGQQKQLN